In the Sorghum bicolor cultivar BTx623 chromosome 4, Sorghum_bicolor_NCBIv3, whole genome shotgun sequence genome, TCTCTCCCAAGCTCTTCACTTGTCTTTTGTCATGCTTGGTAGTATGTGTTCGATAGTGCTTTGATGATAGTGAGCTATGCTTATTGTAGTGGTTGTCATGTTGTCGACTCTATAATGATTATTTTTATTTCTGTTTGGTATGCGTTATTGTGCGTTATCTTCTATTAATACATGCCCGACATTTCTTCTAGCCATGGCCTttcgagagagagagaaaagtgTACAACGGAGGTTAATTAAAATGCTAAACAGCTATTGTGCGCGAGTACTCGCGGCGAAATAAAGATAACATTAGTTTACTTGTCCTGATACATACTCTAACAATCGCTAATAGTaatattaagcctaatagtgttTCAACTGAATTAGTAGGTGCCTAAGCTCAGGCAAGGAAACTCTCCCAGGCTGCACCTACCATCAGCttagaatttttatttttaattattATCTGAACTTCATCCAAAACGCTACGCCCCCGGAATGGCAGGCATGAGTGAGGGTGAACTTCAGATTATTCTGTAATCTTCTGCTCCCAACTTGTCGGTATGAAGAAGCGACTAGAACATCTGTTCACTTGACCTTATCATCCGAAATCAACTAATAtagaacaatatttttctctcacaataaactaATATCAGCATCAGCCAAAAAACAGTCAGCTGATGTCCCGTGAAAAAGTGAAACATGGGAAGGCACGCTCGCTTATTCTACTGTGTCTGAAGTTAACTTTTCATCTCGAAATTGCCCTAGCACTATGACCATATATCCTCTATTCCTCCAGCAGTCCAGCTCCATTAATGAAAATTAAGTTTTCCTCCATATACCCTCAGATGTTCTACTACTTTATGTGCCCAAACAGAGGGGATCAGAACTTACAGCATATCTGAAGAGCACCGTGTGCCTGTTGTTTGCTTGTCCCTATATGAGACTCCTCATTACAATTTGCTTTGGTGCCTTTAAGTGTAATCACAAGATCCCCGTTTCAGTTAGTTGCAGATGGCCTCTTTAGTTCTTATGGCTGAGAACAATGTCGTGGTCACTTTCAGTCTATTGGCACGCTAGCTTCCACATCGATCGTAGCACCCGTTTTTGCTTATAAGTTGTATCGATGAATACCTTAATGTTTGAGAGATCACCATGGCATCCGGTGCTTCACGAAATGTCAGGTGAGCGCCTTCCCGCGCGATCAGataactgaacaaagccacgtTACTGAACAAAGGATTCAGCAGGATCATTGTTTGTTCATAACGAAAGCCATGCATTTGCATGCTTCTCTGCGAAATTTCAGGTTTCAGAACGAGATCGAGGTCCAGAGCTTCAGAACAAACCCTCTGCAGCCGAACCTCAGCAGCAGAAAGCACGGCAGAGTTCACGATCCCAGGAAATGCCGGCTGGGTTTCCGCGGCGGCTGCCTGGAGAAGGCGTGCCGGAACCCGACGCTGAAGGACAGGGTGCTGTCGCGCGCCTTCTCGGAGGAGCTGGAGTCCCTGCTGCACGCCGCCGGCAGCGGCAGCCACTTCTTCTTCGACCCGCGCGGGCAGCTGATCCACCTGTGGAACAAGATCTTCCTGTCCGCCTGCCTGCTGTCGCTGTTCGTGGACCCGCTGTTCCTGTACCTGACGGGCACGCAGCGGGACAAGGACAACGTGTGCATCGAGTTCAGGTACTCGCTGGCGCTCACGCTCTCCATGATCCGCTCGCTGCTGGACCTCTTCTACGCCGCGCACATCCTGTTCCGCTTCCGCACCGCCTTCATCGCGCCGTCGTCGCGTGTGTTCGGCCGCGGCGAGCTCGTCATCCAGCCCTACAAGATCGCCAGGCGGTACCTTGGCCGGACGTTCTGGTTCGACCTCGTCACCGCGCTGCCCCTGCCGCAGGTTGGTCGTCAGCCCAGGCACGCAGCCGCCATTGATGTCTgactgtctgtctgtctgtctgttgCAAGAACTGAAAGCTTTGGAAGATATGCATGACAGTGAGGTTTGGTTTGTCATGCATGCAGTTCGTGATCTGGATCGTTATACCGAAGCTGAATGAGTCGCCGACGGCGAACAGGAAGAGCATCCTCCGCTTCAGCATCATCTTCCAGTACCTCCCGCGGCTGTTCCAGATCTTCCCGCTCTCGAGCCAGATCGTCATGGCGACGGGCGTCATGGCGGAGACGGCGTGGGCCTGCGCCGCGTACAACCTGATCCTCTACATGCTCGCAAGCCACGTACTCCAATTCGATCGCctctatatatagatagatgctTTCAGACTTCTTTTGCGTTGATAGATAGATGCTGCAGGTGCTGGGAGCGCTGTGGTATCTCTTCTCGGTGCAGAGGCAGGAGGCGTGCTGGAGGGAGGCGTGCCTGCTGGAGAGCCCGACGTGCCAGACCATGTCCTTCGACTGCAAGGCGTTGAGCAGCAACAGGACCGTCTGGTACGAGCTCAGCAACATCACAAGGCTGTGCACGCCGGGCAACGGGTTCTACCCGTTCGGCATCTACGCGGAGGCGCTGCAAGCCAAGCTCCCGTCGTCGTCCTTCACCCAGAAGTACTTCTACTGCTTCTGGTGGGGACTCAAGAACCTGAGGTCTGTACTGTAAGCAGGAAGCCAGGAACTCTTAAGCTAATTAAGGTTAATTTACTACTGCTAACTCGCGTTTCAATAAACGGACAGCTGCTTAGGGCAGAATCTGTCGACGAGCTTGTTCATCGGCGAAATAACCTTCGCGATCGTCATCGGCGTTCTTGGGTTGGTGCTGTTTGGCCTGCTCATCGGCAACATGCAAGTAAGCCAGTAACTCTGCAGATGCTAAAATCCGTGG is a window encoding:
- the LOC8066171 gene encoding protein CNGC15b isoform X2, producing MASGASRNVRFQNEIEVQSFRTNPLQPNLSSRKHGRVHDPRKCRLGFRGGCLEKACRNPTLKDRVLSRAFSEELESLLHAAGSGSHFFFDPRGQLIHLWNKIFLSACLLSLFVDPLFLYLTGTQRDKDNVCIEFRYSLALTLSMIRSLLDLFYAAHILFRFRTAFIAPSSRVFGRGELVIQPYKIARRYLGRTFWFDLVTALPLPQFVIWIVIPKLNESPTANRKSILRFSIIFQYLPRLFQIFPLSSQIVMATGVMAETAWACAAYNLILYMLASHVLGALWYLFSVQRQEACWREACLLESPTCQTMSFDCKALSSNRTVWYELSNITRLCTPGNGFYPFGIYAEALQAKLPSSSFTQKYFYCFWWGLKNLSCLGQNLSTSLFIGEITFAIVIGVLGLVLFGLLIGNMQSYLQTTMVRLEEWRTKRTDMERWMHHRQIPQPLKQCVRRYHQYQWVATRGVDEEALLQDLPMDIRRDIKRHLCLDLVRRVPLFDEMDERMLEAICERLRPALYTRGTRLVRELDPVDSMLFIIRGYLDSFTTQGGRSGFFNSCRIGAGEFCGEELLTWALDPRPTAKKLPLSTRTVRAVSEVEAFALVADDLRFVASQFRRLHSARIRHRFRFYSHQWRTWAACFIQAAWRRHKRRRASVELRAREGGEVLAGVGSLRRSRRHSVDGKAPIKKPMEPDFTVEEED
- the LOC8066171 gene encoding protein CNGC15b isoform X1 translates to MHLHASLRNFRFQNEIEVQSFRTNPLQPNLSSRKHGRVHDPRKCRLGFRGGCLEKACRNPTLKDRVLSRAFSEELESLLHAAGSGSHFFFDPRGQLIHLWNKIFLSACLLSLFVDPLFLYLTGTQRDKDNVCIEFRYSLALTLSMIRSLLDLFYAAHILFRFRTAFIAPSSRVFGRGELVIQPYKIARRYLGRTFWFDLVTALPLPQFVIWIVIPKLNESPTANRKSILRFSIIFQYLPRLFQIFPLSSQIVMATGVMAETAWACAAYNLILYMLASHVLGALWYLFSVQRQEACWREACLLESPTCQTMSFDCKALSSNRTVWYELSNITRLCTPGNGFYPFGIYAEALQAKLPSSSFTQKYFYCFWWGLKNLSCLGQNLSTSLFIGEITFAIVIGVLGLVLFGLLIGNMQSYLQTTMVRLEEWRTKRTDMERWMHHRQIPQPLKQCVRRYHQYQWVATRGVDEEALLQDLPMDIRRDIKRHLCLDLVRRVPLFDEMDERMLEAICERLRPALYTRGTRLVRELDPVDSMLFIIRGYLDSFTTQGGRSGFFNSCRIGAGEFCGEELLTWALDPRPTAKKLPLSTRTVRAVSEVEAFALVADDLRFVASQFRRLHSARIRHRFRFYSHQWRTWAACFIQAAWRRHKRRRASVELRAREGGEVLAGVGSLRRSRRHSVDGKAPIKKPMEPDFTVEEED